The Megalobrama amblycephala isolate DHTTF-2021 linkage group LG7, ASM1881202v1, whole genome shotgun sequence genome window below encodes:
- the LOC125271541 gene encoding uncharacterized protein LOC125271541 translates to MLVKITADINCTNYQVIVEGLGTVFPEMTLLRTQEITRVLVEHLKEFATLFSSPGCRQSISSDAEWLNANLGPFTTVANYSDLKALNVSGLAALETLSPDQKAELLFDPTTGALENVTVVEEVLSSILQSPDEKQLEKFFEKFVEVSKEENITYITNGDVRDTMLNLTLTALAPKFPLFQTSDYELWFQINLVVLLASFRPTVLVLIPTNLTCDSYNAILKGLENALAVLPSDLKEELRSSKDKLRQSPPQGCTPPLPVDFFESLALLTPAQVAELTLSSGVLNNTNQISAVFDRLEKGDAHKNVEEFLTALSSAPEIPDISPAVRDVMMNRTFIIIQVKIKEFEAPDWVVWFTVKLEPILPSFTAEMLVKITADINCTNYQVIVEGLGTVFPEMTLLRTQEITKVLVEHLKEFATLFSSPGCRQSISSDAEWLNANLGPFTTVANYSDLKALNVSGLAALETLSPDQKAELLFDPTTGALENVTVVEEVLSSILQSPDEKQLEKFFEKFVEVSKERNISSINTAVSSIILNMTLMDLVTRFDTFDPQTFALWFQTYLHLFLPGIGPDSLSVIPKNISCDSYREIVKGCDNVFSSLTVIQTKDVYRFTRDYLSHQQGRGQSCVQSMNNDSDWLLKNFGQFRIFASFTELINLKGDFDGVKVAYLLTPPQLAELCSAPSRLRGPQDVHTVMRAIEAQRLSDFFDVLSPNIQVNELNYSVEVKQAFLQTAFVKGGLSSPSVSDSEVSVWLTVRLRPLLSALSSADVAVYFDTVRTRGCGVRQDAVSVLDSLRASLDENTQRQIYNNIQQLLTDPEPLRCYGSGSFYLFLKTFFLRFGFPDLSTFLSLIPVGRRPEVLSSISTAELSEFLQAPQTLGDGSGLCDLLSQYNRTTQYLEKQPLGSVALGRQVLSCVWPQVLKVELQSEVDQWFDCRLVQYLPLLTSQFIGPAQLSNATCLPYKKLVSVLGNNYNFSKTDFTPEDVYSSMKVYLTNGGSPRCYDASDPQLNSTNWLVSYIGVFISYVTLSDLNSFVSSNQIGVFLENPENLQLLNSTVTIQSSVASYYITQLYIQNPSFNPVRLPGQFLCGIPSFAFELLGTSDSLLLINRINVFCNGTESPEITAALAANLPSISSSTIKLLGSQTVSLTEGQIGSASSDVIKGALSTLSAAEGWNQGQANAVIQTLIESDFPIDSGSSLLSLGTLVKGVPSETISSITPSELLSISNNPTFISNILSAPVILQLVYVMKIVSIDETKVIENVPDELAGSIPRVLLVPQESVNVTLINQKQWTQEQAVMLFGSVANVSTDAEELSEELLQGFTCTSIQKLSEVKVKQLVRACRHRPGRKKVQLKESQLMCMYNFVKDEASPSFTDLPSETLLYYSYEKVAKANCRSYFSAVGTADYSVLSSVLDKQTTLFNNARDCLGISGQSLSRDQVEVLGNLSCTLDPVYIQNSDPTIIESLKNCHDLSEAQIGAVETLLLTGNTAYGNSSVWDQQTLERLDILPLYFTEGFWQRFSAPVKRKYMKVFMPSLRTRNTEKPKLKKLFKNCNAELDAKTRIRRSAVCTAGNITEATITDASFPFGYTSAQFDACLDVRVLRDNLAAVAEKVDDNDFQRVILNKLKQVYPGGLADSVLKVLASVSRQATVDEIRTWNVTTIDTLTALMDKSNGEWDRDKSKEVILRYLSEAGHTLGTNELNVIGSSLCSLNVLTLQSIKAGDLSNANVLDLSSCSYEQKSVLYVTANSSYRAQRNNGPIYYHLINPYLGGAPLEDVRALASYNITMDVSTLRSLSLPVVMSLGVSDVRALMGSAVADLKAFENDSVVQAWIASQPQSQLDTLNLGLRGGRADPSTSSAPVTGQTNITANGNSTQTTALRQSATTVAAQGSASAHRLGPGVWFIASCVWLLTLT, encoded by the exons ATGCTGGTTAAAATCACAGCTGACATCAACTGCACCAACTACCAAGTGAT CGTCGAAGGACTGGGAACTGTGTTCCCCGAAATGACACTCCTCAGGACGCAGGAGATAACCAGGGTTCTGGTGGAGCACCTGAAGGAATTCGCCACCCTATTTAGCAGTCCAG GTTGCAGACAGAGCATTAGCAGCGATGCTGAATGGCTTAACGCCAACTTGGGCCCATTCACCACAGTGGCCAATTACTCAGACCTTAAGGCCTTGAACGTCAGCGGG CTGGCAGCTCTGGAAACCCTGTCACCTGATCAAAAAGCAGAGCTGCTGTTTGATCCAACCACCGGTGCTCTTGAAAATGTGACCGTGGTGGAGGAGGTGTTGAGCAGCATCCTACAATCCCCAGATGAGAAGCAGCTTGAGAAATTCTTTGAAAAATTTGTGGAGGTCAGCAAAGAG gaAAACATAACCTACATTACAAACGGGGACGTCCGAGACACAATGCTGAACCTGACTTTGACTGCTCTGGCTCCTAAATTCCCCCTCTTCCAAACGAGTGACTATGAGCTGTGGTTTCAAATCAATCTCGTGGTCCTGCTGGCCAGCTTCCGTCCTACGGTTCTGGTCCTCATCCCCACCAACCTTACCTGTGACTCTTACAATGCGAT ATTGAAAGGCCTGGAGAACGCTTTGGCAGTTCTCCCATCTGACCTTAAAGAGGAGCTCAGGTCAAGCAAAGACAAACTTCGACAGTCACCACCACAAG GCTGCACGCCTCCTCTCCCCGTCGATTTC TTTGAATCATTGGCGCTGCTGACCCCTGCCCAAGTAGCTGAACTCACACTGAGCTCTGGAGTATTGAACAACACCAATCAGATCAGCGCTGTGTTCGACCGACTGGAAAAAGGCGACGCTCATAAGAACGTAGAGGAGTTTCTGACGGCACTGAGCTCAGCTCCTGAG ATACCTGATATCAGCCCTGCCGTGAGAGACGTGATGATGAACCGAACCTTCATAATCATCCAAGTGAAGATCAAGGAATTTGAGGCCCCTGACTGGGTTGTGTGGTTCACTGTTAAGCTCGAGCCTATCCTCCCAAGTTTCACCGCCGAAATGCTGGTTAAAATCACAGCTGACATCAACTGCACCAACTACCAAGTGAT CGTCGAAGGACTGGGAACTGTGTTCCCCGAAATGACACTCCTCAGGACGCAGGAGATAACCAAGGTTCTGGTGGAGCACCTGAAGGAATTCGCCACCCTATTTAGCAGTCCAG GTTGCAGACAGAGCATTAGCAGCGATGCTGAATGGCTTAACGCCAACTTGGGCCCATTCACCACAGTGGCCAATTACTCAGACCTTAAGGCCTTGAACGTCAGCGGG CTGGCAGCTCTGGAAACCCTGTCACCTGATCAAAAAGCAGAGCTGCTGTTTGATCCAACCACCGGTGCTCTTGAAAATGTGACCGTGGTGGAGGAGGTGTTGAGCAGCATCCTACAATCCCCAGATGAGAAGCAGCTTGAGAAATTCTTTGAAAAATTTGTGGAGGTCAGCAAAGAG AGAAACATATCAAGCATCAACACTGCTGTCAGCAGCATCATTCTGAACATGACATTGATGGATCTGGTGACCAGATTTGACACCTTCGACCCGCAGACGTTTGCTCTGTGGTTCCAGACTTACCTGCACCTGTTCCTCCCTGGGATCGGTCCAGATAGTCTTTCTGTTATCCCTAAGAACATCAGCTGTGATTCTTACAGAGAAAT CGTGAAAGGCTGTGATAACGTGTTCAGCAGCCTCACAGTGATTCAGACTAAGGATGTCTACCGCTTCACACGTGACTATCTCTCCCATCAGCAGGGCCGag GTCAGTCCTGTGTCCAGAGTATGAACAAtgactctgattggctgctgaAGAATTTCGGCCAGTTCCGCATATTTGCCTCCTTTACTGAACTGATCAACTTGAAGGGAGACTTTGATGGG gtGAAAGTTGCATACTTGCTGACTCCGCCCCAGCTGGCTGAGCTTTGCTCCGCCCCTTCACGGCTCCGCGGACCGCAGGATGTTCACACAGTGATGAGGGCTATTGAAGCACAGCGGCTTTCAGACTTCTTTGATGTTCTTTCTCCAAACATCCAA GTGAATGAACTGAACTACTCTGTGGAGGTGAAGCAGGCGTTCCTCCAGACGGCGTTCGTGAAAGGCGGGCTGTCGTCTCCCTCGGTCAGTGATTCAGAGGTGTCAGTCTGGCTCACGGTTCGACTCAGACCTCTGCTGTCTGCTTTGAGCTCGGCAGACGTTGCAGTGTACTTTGACACCGTCAGGACTCGAGGCTGCGGCGTCAGACAGGATGC TGTAAGTGTGCTGGACTCTTTAAGAGCGTCTCTGGATGAAAACACACAACGTCAGATCTATAACAACATCCAACAGTTACTCACAG ATCCGGAGCCTCTTCGCTGTTATGGCAGCGGGAGTTTCTACCTTTTCCTCAAGACTTTCTTCCTTCGTTTCGGATTTCCGGACCTGAGCACCTTCCTGTCTCTGATCCCTGTGGGCAGGAGGCCTGAG GTGTTGAGCTCCATCTCCACAGCGGAGCTGAGCGAGTTTCTGCAGGCGCCGCAGACCCTCGGCGACGGATCGGGACTCTGTGATCTGCTCAGCCAGTACAACCGGACCACACAGTATCTGGAGAAG CAGCCGCTGGGGTCCGTGGCTTTGGGCCGGCAGGTGTTGTCCTGCGTCTGGCCTCAGGTTCTGAAGGTGGAGCTCCAGTCTGAGGTGGATCAGTGGTTCGATTGTCGACTCGTTCAGTACCTGCCGCTGCTCACCTCACAGTTCATCGGTCCAGCGCAACTCAGCAACGCCACCTGCCTGCCGTACAAGAAACT tgtttCAGTTCTTGGAAACAACTACAACTTCTCCAAAACTGATTTCACCCCAGAAGATGTTTACAGCTCCATGAAGGTGTATCTCACAAATG gtgGCTCTCCGCGGTGCTATGACGCCTCCGATCCTCAGCTGAACTCCACGAACTGGCTCGTCAGCTACATTGGTGTCTTCATCAGCTACGTCACTCTGTCCGACCTCAACTCTTTCGTGTCATCTAACCAG ATCGGCGTGTTCTTGGAGAACCCGGAGAACCTTCAGCTGCTCAACAGCACCGTAACCATCCAGTCCAGTGTAGCGAGCTACTATATCACACAGCTGTACATCCAGAACCCGTCCTTCAACCCCGTCAG GTTGCCAGGCCAGTTCCTGTGTGGAATCCCATCATTTGCGTTTGAGCTTCTGGGAACGTCAGACAGTTTGTTGCTCATCAATCGAATCAACGTCTTCTGCAATGGAACCGAAAGCCCTGAG ATCACAGCTGCTCTCGCCGCCAATCTCCCCTCCATCTCCTCCTCCACCATCAAGCTGCTCGGCAGTCAGACGGTCAGCCTGACGGAGGGTCAGATAGGCTCCGCCTCCTCTGATGTCATCAAGGGCGCGCTGTCGACTCTCAGTGCCGCCGAAGGCTGGAATCAGGGCCAAGCTAATGCAGTCATACAAACTCTCATTGAGTCCGACTTTCCA ATCGACTCCGGCTCTTCCCTGCTGTCTCTCGGGACGCTCGTCAAGGGCGTTCCGTCGGAAACCATCTCCAGCATCACACCTTCAGAGCTCCTGAGCATATCCAACAATCCCACCTTCATCAGCAACATCCTCTCGGCTCCGGTCATCCTGCAGCTCGTTTACGTCATGAAG ATCGTGTCCATCGATGAAACTAAAGTCATTGAGAATGTCCCGGATGAGCTGGCTGGATCGATCCCGCGGGTGTTGCTGGTTCCTCAGGAGTCCGTAAATGTAACCCTGATCAACCAGAAGCAGTGGACGCAGGAGCAG GCGGTGATGCTGTTCGGCTCTGTGGCCAATGTCAGTACGGATGCCGAGGA GCTGTCCGAGGAGCTGCTGCAGGGTTTCACCTGCACCTCCATCCAGAAGCTCAGTGAAGTGAAGGTCAAGCAGCTGGTCAGAGCCTGCAGACATCGGCCTGGACGGAAGAAGGTCCAGCTGAAGGAGAGTCAG CTGATGTGCATGTACAACTTCGTGAAAGACGAGGCCTCGCCGAGCTTCACAGATTTACCTTCAGAAACGCTGCTTTACTACAG CTATGAGAAGGTGGCGAAGGCAAATTGCCGCTCGTATTTCAGCGCTGTAGGAACGGCAGATTACTCTGTTCTTTCCAGCGTCCTCGACAAACAGACAACTCTGTTCAACAATGCACGAGACTGTCTG gGCATCTCGGGTCAGAGTCTGAGCAGAGATCAGGTGGAGGTTCTGGGGAATCTGTCGTGCACGCTGGACCCCGTCTACATCCAGAACTCTGATCCAACCATCATTGAGAGCCTGAAGAACTGCCATGACCTGTCCGAGGCTCAGATCGGTGCGGTGGAAACGCTGCTGCTCACGGGAAACACGGCTTACGG GAACTCTTCGGTGTGGGATCAGCAGACGCTGGAGCGATTGGACATCCTGCCGCTGTACTTCACTGAGGGCTTCTGGCAGCGGTTCAGCGCC ccTGTGAAGAGGAAGTACATGAAGGTGTTCATGCCGTCTTTGAGGACGAGAAATACAGAGAAGCCGAAACTAAAGAAACTCTTTAAGAACTGCAACGCCGAGTTAGACGCTAAAACCAGAATCAGGCGCTCCGCag TCTGCACTGCAGGAAACATCACTGAAGCCACCATCACTGACGCCTCCTTCCCGTTCGGCTACACTTCGGCTCAGTTCGACGCGTGTCTGGACGTCAGGGTCCTCCGGGATAACCTGGCCGCGGTCGCAGAGAAGGTGGACGACAACGATTTCCAGAGAGTGATTCTGAACAAGCTGAAGCAG GTGTATCCCGGCGGTCTGGCCGACAGCGTGCTGAAGGTGCTCGCGTCTGTTTCACGACAAGCCACGGTGGACGAAATCAGGACGTGGAACGTCACCACCATCGACACGTTAACCGCTCTGATGGACAAAAGCAACGGAGAATGGGATCGAGAcaag agTAAGGAGGTGATCCTCAGGTATCTGAGCGAGGCCGGACACACTTTAGGCACTAATGAACTGAACGTGATCGGCTCGAGCCTGTGCTCACTGAACGTCTTAACACTGCAGAGCATTAAAGCTGGAGACCTGAG CAATGCAAATGTTCTGGATCTTTCCTCATGTTCATATGAGCAGAAATCAGTTCTGTACGTCACTGCAAACTCCTCATACAGAGCTCAACGCAACAACGGCCCGATTTACTACCACCTCATCAACCCTTACCtcg gtggAGCTCCGCTTGAGGACGTGAGGGCTTTGGCCTCTTATAACATCACTATGGACGTCAGCACCTTGAGAAGCCTTAGCTTACCTGTTGTCATG AGTCTGGGTGTGTCTGATGTTCGGGCTCTGATGGGTTCGGCCGTGGCGGATCTGAAGGCGTTTGAGAACGACTCTGTGGTTCAGGCCTGGATCGCCTCACAGCCGCAGTCTCAGTTAGACACGCTGAATCTGGGTCTGCGCGGAGGCCGAGCCGATCCGAGCACGTCATCCGCTCCCGTCACCGGACAGACCAACATCACCGCCAACGGCAACAGCACGCAGACGACCGCTCTCAGGCAATCAGCTACGACTGTCGCTGCACAAG gatcTGCATCAGCGCACCGTCTCGGTCCAGGCGTGTGGTTCATCGCGTCCTGCGTGTGGCTTCTGACTTTAACATGA